The Elaeis guineensis isolate ETL-2024a chromosome 14, EG11, whole genome shotgun sequence genomic sequence GAAGTGATAGAATGGAGATGGTAGAAGTTAGATAATCATTGATTTAGTGTCCAGCccaccctcccccccccccccaaccatcacatcaaaatgaaaaagaaaaaaaaactatgtATTTGAACCATACAGAACGCAGAACACTTGCTATTAGCAATCATTAAGCTTTCAGTGATAACCTACAAGACTCCAACATCATCCAAAACTAACATCCAGTACGGTATTAGTTCACTAATCTTACATATTTAGTATTCCAGTCTGAGAACATGTACaggttatttgaaaaaaaaaggaaagaacctCCAAATCTATAAATCAATACTTGCACCTATTTACCATTTCCCAATTTCTACCCTCCAGTTGACAAATTATCAGCATTTAACATCCTAAACATACAGACCACAAGAGAAGACATACAACAAACCCATAGCTCATTGTTCATTTAATTCATAATTACACCTTTTtgccattttcaaatattcaaagAGCTGGGCAGGCTAATGCAGAAGTTATCGGCATTGCAAGtcagtaaaagtatgaagataCAACAatcaagaaaaggaagaagaaaaaaaaggcaaaACCACATATTGCAAAGCCTATACACCATTACAAGACCATTATTCACAGAGAGACATGTCACACATCAAACGATCAGGCAGGCGACGAAAAGTTATAAAAACGTCTAAGCACATAGTTCAGCAgataataattaaacatgcaaaGAAAGTAATGGAGAAAATGATCTGACCTTAATAGTATCATAGTGACTCCATCCAACCTCCGAGGAAAGCCGCCCGAGCAAGCAGTACTTGTGCCCAGCCTGAAGCCTCAAAACCCTGATTCCACCCAAGAAAACCACCAAAACATCAATAGATCCGGTAAAAATAGAAACTTTTCTAGATCAGAATAACAGTAGTAGCTCATTCATACTTGAGAGCGTCCGGAATCACCATCCTCTTCATCTTATCGTATGGCGGAGGCACCCCCTCGTAGGCCTTCAGCCTGGCCAGCGCCGCCGCGCCACGCTTCGTCTTGTGGGGGATCATCCTGCACAAAGAACGATCAAATCGGACGAGCTCGCGAAAAGCACTTGCCCTAACCTTAATTTAGAGAGAGTGAGGGGATTACTGACCCACGGATGGTGCGCCAGAGGATCTTGGCTGGGGCGCGGAAATGGATGGGCCCGTGGGAGGGCTTGGTGTTCATGCGCTTGCGGAGGAAGCGGAGGTACTTCATCTTCTGGCGAACGAGGCCGCCGGAGAGGCAGATCTCCTCGCACCGCACGACCACCACTCGCTGCCCGTTGAGGAGCTCCTTCGCCAAGATCGACGCCAGACGGCCAAGCATGTGGTGGCGCGCGTCCACCACCACTCTCTTCGCGCAGATCCCCGAACCCGAAACCATGGCGATTTCCCTCACCTTCTCTCTTCTCCGGAATGGATCGCCAAGCTCTCTCTTTTATTGGGGGACGGCGGCTAGGGTTTTCGGTCGGAGGTTCTGGGAGAGGGCTAACGAGTGCCAGTATAATGTCTCGCGAGATAGGATAAGAGGTCTGGTTGCGGCAATTGAATTGCCGAGACTAGTACAAAGTCATGAAAACGTAGTCGCTTTGACACATTTATCGTTGGGATCCAACTATAGCCTTTTCAAACTCTAGTTTCACCCATTCTTCACCTCCCACACCTTCTCACATGTTTCCCCagtttattttactattttttttaacaattttagacctaattttggACCTCGTTTGATTGGCTTTTTCTAATCAAATTCACTCAAACCTCGTCCAGAATTTATCAACACCTACTTCGACATCCTATATATCATCTCCTAAAATTGCACCAAAGTGATCAGCTGATTGCCATAATTGGCCATTTGAACATTAAATCCTCGTTTAGTCACTATATTCACCTTCTAACCCGAGCTAAGAAGAGACCTTTTGGAACCTTATGAAATGCTCTTGCATTTAGAATTTTGAAAACCTCTTGAATCTAGATGGAGAGCTCCGATTCATGGAGAATTCTCCCTTTTGATCTCCCCCTAGCTAGATCCACCTCCCCCaccatcaaaaaaagaaaaaaaaaaaatggcttaCCTTGATATTCACCCATTTAAAGAAGCAAGAAGGCTTGAGTTCCCCCAAATGGGAACATAATTTGTACAAACTTATATTGAACACCAACACTTGTAAATGCAGTGAAATATATCTTAAATTAAGCCTTGCTCATAGAAGTTGATATCCCAattgagatttaattttaaatttcaaccaaGATATTCTATCTATAtaaattttgagtctatattaAAATTGGGACTTACCTATAAATTTTGTAACATTAAGTTTGACAGGATTGGCCTATGAGCTGACATATGTCCTTTTCGGATGGAAAAACTAGCTACACTCTCGACAGCAATGCTACAAGAGCCTCTACACGTGGAGGATGGTCATAAGCTGGATGGCATTCTTGCTCCAGATCCTACTCTAGATCTTGAGGGGAATCTTGTTATAGGCCCAGCTCCTCTCTTTCATCCCATTCCTTTCCTCCTCCTCCACTTCCTCTCTGGCCTTTAAGCCCCTCCCCATCGAGCCCCCTACTATTAGTATGTCACCATCTTCGACAACTCCTTCGATGTGCTCATGCTATTGCTCCTCACTTTGATGTAAACATCCCTTGccttctctttgtagtttaataTAAAAACCCCTCATTTTTTATTCTCACATCTCAACTTGACATAAAAATCCcttcttttttgttttcttcCCATAAATGGATGGAAATTCTGGTTCACTGGTCATATGCATTCATTTTGCAAGGAttgcatccaaagaatcaacttgggttagatcagattcatgtTGCAGTTGACACACTTGATTGAATCAGGAAATTTAAGCTATACTGGAAAATTGAACTTATGGAtgatcttaagtatttaagatgaTCATAGATGAGAATGCAGGCTTGGTGTACCTCTTACCATCTCATTTTGTCAGTAAATTGGATGATTTGAATTAGCCGAGAAAAGATACGTCCATGGGGATCAGAaaacaaaatattataaaattggaTAAGAAGATCAGCCAAAGACTTCTAAAAAATAGATCTTATATAATTCACCTGCTTATATTTCAGTTGCAAGCTATTATTTACCTCCTCGTATTGTGCTTTTGTGATCCCTGGCACTGACTTCCATTGAGACTTCACTTCTTGCAGGATTGAGTGCCTAGCCAAATGGTGCTAGGTTAAGGTGTGAAGTCCTCCAACTATAGAATCGGGTATGTGGTATGGTGCAGGGATTTTGTGATGTGGTCGACATTTTTGGTAATGTGCCAATGATGTTTAGGATTGCTTCTCTTTGTTGACGAATGTGATGCTtcaagacaaacaagatgagatgaaATAGGAATGGAAAATATTCAGGGGGATTGGACATTCTGACTCTGCATGATTATCTTAGTTCATGTGCTATATTTTGAGTAGAGGTGGCAAAATACGATCCAACTCACCAACTTGATTCATATTCGatctactataaataaatttgaatttagattaaatagattcAGATCGTAAATAGATCGATCTGTTTAACTCATTTATTAAACGGATCGGATTTGAATTTAAAgttttcaatctgctcaatctgtTTAATtcgtttaagatttttatttatttggacTTATGGTCCCGTGGGCTTTTGGTTCATTCCCGCAGTGATCCATGCAGACCTGCGGTATGGAGTGCACGCATTTATTTCCTCCAAATTCGTCCGTACGCATGTTTATTTTTCTATGTTTATTTTCTCGCTCCAATGGACTTCAACAACCCCGCCGCCCTCGAAACCCTCTCCCAATGGTTCCTCCAGTTCCTCTCCCTCGACCCCAAACCTCGACACCACATGAAATCTTCCCTCTCCACCGCCGCCACCTCATCCGGCTTCGCCCTCGCCGTCCTCAACCTCATTGCCACCGATCCCATCTACGAGCAAATCCGCCTCGCTGCTGCCGTCCACTTCAAGAACCACCTTCGCTCCCACTGGTCACCCTCCTCCTCTGATGACCTTCCCACTCCTTCCGTCGCCTCACCCACTCGGCCACTCCCTCCGCCTCACCCAGGTCCATTCACCGATGCCACTACCGTAGAGCGAAGTAGCAAACCCCTCCTCCCGCTATCCCACATGTGCTCGAGCTCCAGAAAGATGGGCCCATCGGAGAAGATCTTGCCGTTCTCCTCCTCCTCGCCGTAGCCTTCCCATTGGAGTCCGACATCTTGAAGAGAGAGGGCACCGTAGCGTAGCCCTGCTGTGGATCTCAATGGAAGCTGTAGCCCACGGGGATGTCGTCCTTGATGACTTTGCTGTCAAAGTCTTCGACGTCACTGGAGTCAGTCGAGAGCATGAGGGTGGAGGTCGAAGAGACAATCTAATGGAGATGCGGTGAGGATGAAGACGGAGATAGCCGGCCACAGAGAGTCGAGAcggaatacatatttttttttaaatattttttataaacggATCATTAAAtgagttgaattttattttttttaaaaaaaatataaataaattgtaAATAGGTCAGATTGGATAACCTATTTATTAAGtaaattggatttaaattttaaaatttgatctatttaaatgAACAGATCGgatctagatttaaaatttttttatccgaTCCATATTCGATTTGATCTATTTATATTCGATTCGATCCGACTGTCACCTCTAATTTTGAGGAACATTCTTCCATCAAAAGGATTTGGAACTCCATGTGCTTGGCTCTGGACGTCCCGTCCCCTCAGTCGACACTTAGGTACTTGTGCATGAATTAGATCTTGTCAGAGTTTCTAAAGTCTGCGCAATCTGTGATATTGATGCTCTTCGCTGCCATCGCTTGAAGATGCCGGAGGGAACATAACTTTAGGTTATTCCTAAAGAGAGCCTCCTCGACACAGGGGGTGCATGGGATGCTTTGTCTCTCTTCAAAGATTGGTCAGTTCTCTGCAACTCCAATCAACTCAAAAACTTTAGTGCAATCCGGCCAAAGATAAAGTAAGTAGCCTTCTCCTTGTCTGACACCTAACTCCACTGTCTTCCTTCCTGCTCTGCTCTTGTTGTGTTGTACCCTTTTGATCTCCTTGTAGTCTTCTCTCCCACTCTATTGAAAGATATACCTATCTATGGCTGTAACCTTTGCTCTGTTTCATTTTAATAAATCTCTATGATGGCCTTAGTGGCCtccatttcatcaaaaaaaaaaaaatagagggtcATGGAGTGTCCCTTTGTTCCTTTGGAATTCAACAAATCAAATTGGCTGGTAACCTCTACTTCAAAATACATATGttgcaaaaatattgatttttacaAAATGTGGAGGTAGAAAAGGCATAAAAATTAGCTTACATGTCTGGCATTCTATTTTTGCATTGGGCTATTATAGTGCAATTACTCTACATAATTGATGGGATGTCTTGGTGGGGATATGAAGGTTGGCTTTTCATGGAATTAAGTTCCTCTCTTTGAGACAAGTATTTATGACATAAGCTCTACCTTAGGCTCTCTCCACATCAACAAAATTGCTTTGTGATGTGCCATTGTTAGTTTTCCCCCTCAAAAAGACATACAATTGTTATTGATGAAAGCTGTACCACTTGATTTCAATTATTTCAACTGGAAGATCGGTTCCATTTCTTCTTCTTACCCCCAAGCTATCAATGAATAAATCGTTCGCCACATTCATTACATTTTGGGCTGGACAAATCTGTTCTCTCTGTGTCTCACGGAAAGACAGGCACGCACACCCACAAAAGAAATATTCGCATCATTCCCTACGTTTTGGGCTGTGGTGCTAGGCTCGCATGAGCATGAAAACTTTGCAGGCATCATGTGTTTCATCTAGGACTCATTTGGTCCATGAAAAGTAGAGGCCCAAATGTATAGTCAATGGGAAATAGAAAAAATCACCCTTATTTGGTTAGAATTTTCAAAACAAAAACATTGAAAAAATATTCCCATGAAAATCAATTCCcacatttcattaaaaaaaaaaattatataggacataaattttttgctttcgaacatttttttttttctaaaaatatcattttaaactgTCAAAAGATCTACAACTGAAATGAACATTATCTTCATCACGACATCTCAAGTCCTCCTTCACCATGATCTACGGCCCAAAATATTCTTaaccattataattttttatttgcaaACAATAAAAATAtgcaaaataagataaaatttttcttatattaaaaatataataaatattttatacaaTTTTTCTTAGTAAAGTAAATGCTCATCCAAATATAAACCATTCTAAAATGAGTAACTTTCTCATAGTCAGTCAGATATGCTAAAATCAATTTACTAGACATCATATTTTCATGAATCACCTTTCTCATAATaacattctaaaaaaaaaatttttttttgggcaaACCAAATGAGTCCTTAAAAAAGGCTTACAtaggtaataatttttttttttttggacagtGAGCCTAGGAAACATGATGAAAGATATATATTTTTACGTGAAAAAGGCATGCACAagtcaagaaaaaaattatatcctatgtTGCATATATCATGTAGTCATGCACCACACCAATCATCTCATCTTTTTCGTATGGGCCTATTCATTATGGTTGTTGGTGGGTGGGAAATGCGGAAGCTATGTGTTTCAGGCCCTGGAGGCCTGTGAGTAAGGCCAAGAATTTCTGATTTCCCAAGTAAGCTAAGGTACTCCATTTGATGCGGATATTCTTGGGAGATTATCTTGGGCTCTGTAGATGATATTGATGTATTGGAGCAAGCGAAACCAGCACTTTGTATTTGgtcacttgtttttttttttttttttttttttttttttttttagctgttTTAACAAGATGGTAAAAAGAATTCAGGAAGTGGAATTAAGATTCCAGTGGAGGTGGGTCTGTTCCTGGTGTATGGTTTTCTGGTGATGTTACCACCAAGCACCCCTGGAGTTGGACTTTGGTGGTTAGTACAAGGATGGATCACAGCCCACATTCAAGTAACAAAATGAAAATAATCTTAACCACACTATGCTACAAAATAATGGTATAGCTTCCCAATGCACCAGCACCCAAACATACACACACCCCATATAAACTATAGAGTGGGTTATTGCAAGCTATACCAAGGaacttaatttaaattcaaatattaaCTCATCCGAGCAATGAGTTAGTAATTTACAAGCTGTTTCAACCCGAAGCATAACTGAAACTACCATTGGTTCTGAATTTTTAAATCCTTTTTTATTTCTCATATATGTTATGGAATCTCCATTTAATTTCAGGCTTGTAACTCCAACAGGAACTTCCTTTCTCCATATAGTGCAATTTCCTCactagaacttttttttttttttttgaaaaaaaaaaagacagaaaaattataagagtTGTTATCTCTTGCATCATATTTTGTGTTGATCAGCTTATGGGTGTTCTTCTTCGGCTTCTTAAGCACCTTTCTCTCCAGAAGGATTTGAGACCTATGTTGTacgaaaatttttgcatgccagaATGGTTTAAACAGCATGCAATCCCACCATTTATTTGTACTTTGTGAAATTTGACAAGTACTGctgcaaagctatcattccctggGGATCTCATGAGCTGGCTCTGTCCGCCATACAGATCTTTGCGAACCCAAAGGCTTACTGTAGATTGCCACATTGCCGGATGCTATCTAGGGAACATTTGGAGTTCACTTGGATCTCATCCTACCCATTTAAAAACGACGTTGTTATACAATAGTTCAGTACTGCTTCAATAGTAATTGTAGCACTGTATTTAAGTAGCAATTTCTATTGATTTTGTCCCATGGTCATTATACAatatttcttattatttattGTTGAAGGTTTTCATAGTGGATGGAAATAACCAATTGGTGTGTTCCTGAAGGTTTTGGAGGTATGCTCTAAAGATGTGGCTGTCATTATTGGGTACTTGTACCAAATTGGCTACACGGTAATCTCCAAATTTTGATTTGGACTCCTACCTCCGTACTAAAACCAACGTTTATTCATGTTCTCTGcttttattttcattctttctttaTTCCTTTCATCGTGGTGTAAGCTCTTTGGCATCAATCACATAGCTCTGAGGTGctgtttcttttattttctagCAGATTAAGATTGTACAATGATAACTGAGCTGCAAGTTGAAAGTTTAATCTCATTTTTGAGAATCATTATTTTCGAGAGGTGCTTGATTCGCGAtcgaaattgaaatcgaaatgaaaattgaaatggtttggaatcaaaatcggaataaTCAAATCCTTCGAAGTACTTGGTTCGTGAgcagaatcagaattggaatgaaaatttgaatctatagaagaaagtagggattgagttctatgtaGATTGGGCCATTCCTATTCGACTCaaaaatcagaattggaatgggaCTCTCCTCAACCAAACGATTAGAATAAGAACCATCCATTTTCATTCCGATTTCAGATCCTCACTCCTCTCAACCAAGCACCTTCTTAAGTGCATTTTATAATGCGAAAAGAATGCTTGCATTGTAACCTTCCATTTCAGTTGGAACATTGTAATAGCAGATTAGGATTGTACAATGATAACTGAGCTGCAAGTTGAAGGTTTAATCTTATTTTTGAGAATCACTATTTTCAGGAGGTGCTTGGTTCGCGATCGAAATTGAAATCGGAATAAAAATTGAAATGCCTTAGAATTAGAATCGGAATAACCAAATCCTTCGAAATGCTTGGTTCGTGAgcggaatcagaattggaataaaaatttgaatccatagaagagagtagggattgagttctatgtaGATTGGGCCACTCCTATTCGACTCaaaaatcagaattggaatgggaTTCTCCTCAATCAAACAATTAGAATAAGAATCATCCATTTTTATTCCGATTTCAGACCCTCACTCCTCTCAATCAAGCACTTTCTTAAGTACATTTTATAATGCGAAAAGAATGCTTGCATTGTAACCCTCCATTTCAGTTTGAACATTGTAACTTTTGTGCACTTAATTTATGAATTGTTGGTGTCCCATGTTTGTATGGCCTGTGAAGGGGAACCTTGCCATCCTGCAGGCTATCAAACGTGTGAACAA encodes the following:
- the LOC105057092 gene encoding large ribosomal subunit protein uL13w, with the translated sequence MVSGSGICAKRVVVDARHHMLGRLASILAKELLNGQRVVVVRCEEICLSGGLVRQKMKYLRFLRKRMNTKPSHGPIHFRAPAKILWRTIRGMIPHKTKRGAAALARLKAYEGVPPPYDKMKRMVIPDALKVLRLQAGHKYCLLGRLSSEVGWSHYDTIKELEAKRKQRAQVAYERRKQLAKLRLKAEKVAEEKLGSQLDILAPLKY